One Plasmodium berghei ANKA genome assembly, chromosome: 13 genomic region harbors:
- a CDS encoding TRAP-like protein, whose translation MKFFFILAIFSLFSFSFGAKLKKPFLGLELPPPFIFDFCKGMNIHFLISAEEVNSKEFLKHLIYAIMGTVNYMILSIGNVISVSIFDEKIVYKNIKAIGKIKKQSFASEIEEAYNKYVHYEAKETNLKNSIIDYHENVILSDPVMKNQKNVLIICKAFDEKDLTDYSDETVNFIRDKRDQNLGIYFISENTLYSSNIVYKLSETRLDEDGLYPLAHLLSGYYDNRLVISVKKFCYHLTYGSLCTKYNDWSDWFGSCEFRQRRKEIPLNITRTEASNFLRYYTPTCSNAFDYTISVKEDFKIDCPNVIYNCRGTCDAGYKFKPYVSDNEIVERYVECKDLPPCTEEQRNSRDEYEHIHIIKDLNDKAQETEYQDIIERRVIEKKRKGETEAQASARKVKEINAFIDNRVKVMLNKQYALLNINPPGYEEETKGNSEDLTDTRKISEILPPKYTVPDNPTLKKHPSEDTYSKKEGDNREAHKDGQVIKVIEKDHLKQNGEVEKKISETNNDSDGNITKNPTDIQILEKKQLKGNNKHTDDSIDGAQDWDKYEGNVIVENKEMKGIDKNTDKITIDNNMKVDNTYEMKGALIYTTVEREGNNGSVEPNKQKLSKEKEELESNKEKNEDKQIFPDKTKSETEKKDKEIIRDQELNKITQNGNVENIVEVIPAHETKTVEEYKPLDESRVVEEVIPVHETKTVEEYKPLDESRVVEEVIPVHETKTVEEYKPLYESRVIEEHKPLDETKTVEEYKPLDESRVVEEVIPVNETKTVEEYKPLYESRVIEEYKPLDETKTVEEYKPLYESRVIEEYKPLDETKTVEEYKPLYESRVIEGYKPLYETKTVEEYKPLYESRVIEEHKPLDETKTVEEYKPLYESRVIEEHKPLDETKTVEEYKPLDESRVVEEVIPVNETKTVEEYKPLNESRVIEEYKPLDETKTVEEYKPLDESRVVEDVIPVHETKTVEEYKPLDESRVVEEVIPVHETKTVEEYKPLYESRVVEDVIPVHETKTVEEYKPLDESRVVEEVIPVHETKTVEEYKPLYESRVIEEHKPLDETKTVEEYKPLDESRVIEEYKPLDETKTVEEYKPLDESRVVEDVIPVHETKTVEEYKPLDESRVVEEVIPVHETKTVEEYKPLYESRVIEEHKPLDETKTVEEYKPLDESRVVEEVIPVHETKTVEEYKPLYESRVIEEHKPLDETKTVEEYKPLDESRVVEDVIPVHETKTVEEYKPLDESRVVEEVIPVHETKTVEEYKPLDESRVVEEVIPVNETKTVEEYKPLYESRVIEEYKPLDETKTVEEYKPLYESRVIEEYKPLDETKTVEEYKPLYGSRVIEEYKPLDETKTVEEYKPLYESRVIEGYKPLYETKTVEEYKPLYESRVVEEVIPVNETKTVEEYKPLDESRVVEDVIPVHETKTVEEYKPLDESRVVEEVIPVHETKTVEEYKPLYESRVVEEVIPVNETKTVEEYKPLDESKVVEDVIPVHETKTVEEYKPLDESRVVEEYKPLDESRVVEEVIPVHETKIVEEYKPLYESRVIEEYKPLDETKTVEEYKPLYESRVIEEHKPLDETKTVEEYKPLDESRVVEEYKPLNESRVVEEVIPVHETKTVEEYKPLYESRVIEEHKPLDETKTVEEYKPLNESRVVEEVIHAHETKTVEEYKPLDESRVIDEHKLFDENRVVEEVIPAHETKKVEEYKPLYESRVIEEHKPLDETKTVEEYKPLDESRVVEEVIPVHETKTIDEHKPLDESRVIEEDIPAYETKTVDKHKLFDESRVVEEVIPAYESKTVDERKLVDSIDANDIIGKGESIYDNKIIQGNDEWISDKDEAIENLDGYESTKSTNYSDNSDDNEEGKSIFPNKNIDLSTSNVINDQSKIIYTDKSVNKTINSDPNENIHTESRKEDIQKESENNKDMISHIPDDRIIHRVANNGEKKLLIDEKNIEDILGKDLNVDNSEGGSNEYNTIDMEHKEDSTLDEHNNIEKNDNNGKISEHSSEDKSYTIDIKVDRDTLPHDSINIQKTKDEAAIKKEEADTKKDEAAIKKEEVDIKKGEAAIKKYEVDIKKGEAVIKKEEADTKKDEAAIKKEEVDIKKDEAAIKKEEVDIKKDEAAIKKYEVDIKKGEAAIKKEEAVSMHNEIDPKKLIIEDNTNCPPNITTIKEKCDEVPKKSDVNPERTIIKDKDYVSTEKSNIEKNDVIDNSDDFSINEIISAVVNEHVNSNDAESKYDTNEKLGILDDFVEKSKKASGEKNDYPYKYYSDTKSIHKIFFKKSQGKIDENKYMIVGQNNYIIDSKDIKNPFHKNMSNNVDKILGEQIQKDIKSTFEGYNNDEKEKSKSSNNRILKLAGMSLFGAVFIVFMSMYMLKKINSYKLNENTIMNFEYDEAPKNIINNDKGEEVTCGDISYVNDDWS comes from the exons atgaaatttttttttattttagcTATTTTCAGTCTTTTCAGCTTCTCTTTTGGAGCAAAACTGAAGAAACCATTTTTGG GACTTGAGCTACCACCACCgtttatttttgatttttgtAAAGGGATGAACATCCATTTTCTAATAAGTGCAGAAGAAGTTAATAGTAAAGAATTTTTAAAGCACTTAATATATGCGATTATGGGTACAgtaaattatatgatattAAGTATAGGCAATGTTATTTCAGTTTCAATTTTTGATGAAAAGatagtatataaaaatattaaagcTATTGGgaagataaaaaaacaatcaTTTGCTAGTGAAATCGAAGAAGCATATAACAAATATGTTCATTACGAAGCAAAAGAAACCAACTTGAAAAATTCAATAATAGACTATCatgaaaatgttatattaaGCGATCCAGTAAtgaaaaatcaaaaaaatgttcTCATTATTTGCAAGGCATTTGATGAAAAAGATTTAACAGATTACAGTGATGAAACAGTAAATTTTATTAGGGATAAAAGAGACCAAAATTTAggcatttattttatttcagaAAATACTTTATATTCTTCTAATATAGTTTATAAACTTTCAGAAACGAGGCTCGATGAAGACGGGCTTTATCCTCTTGCGCATTTGCTTTCTGGTTATTATGATAATAGACTAGTTATCAGTGTAAAGAAATTTTGCTATCATTTAACATATGGATCACTTTGCACTAAATATAATGACTGGAGTGATTGGTTTGGCTCATGTGAATTTAGGCAACGACGAAAAGAAATCCCTTTAAATATTACTCGAACAGAAGCCAGTAATTTTTTACGTTATTATACCCCAACTTGCAGTAATGCTTTTGATTATACAATATCCGTTAAAGAAGATTTTAAAATTGATTGTCCtaatgtaatatataattgtagGGGTACATGCGATGCTGGCTATAAATTTAAACCTTATGTTTCAGATAATGAAATTGTAGAACGCTACGTAGAATGTAAGGATTTGCCACCTTGTACAGAAGAACAAAGAAATAGTAGAGATGAATATGAacacatacatataataaaggATCTTAACGATAAAGCACAAGAAACAGAATATCAAGACATTATTGAACGAAGagttatagaaaaaaagcGAAAAGGCGAAACAGAAGCCCAAGCTAGTGCACGAAAAgttaaagaaataaatgcaTTCATAGACAACCGAGTAAAGGTAATGTTAAACAAGCAATATGctcttttaaatattaaccCTCCCGGATATGAAGAAGAAACAAAAGGAAACTCAGAAGATCTCACTGATACAAGAAAAATTTCGGAAATATTACCTCCCAAATACACAGTACCTGATAATCCTACCTTAAAAAAACATCCTTCAGAAGATACCtattcaaaaaaagaagGAGACAACCGCGAAGCCCATAAAGATGGCCAAGTGATCAAGGTAATTGAAAAGGATCACCTTAAACAAAATGGTGAAGTGGAGAAGAAAATATCCGAAACTAATAACGATTCAGATGGAAATATTACTAAAAATCCAACcgatatacaaatattagaaaaaaaacaattaaaaggaaataataaGCATACTGATGATTCCATCGATGGCGCGCAAGATTGGGATAAATATGAAGGAAATGTAATTGtcgaaaataaagaaatgaaaggcattgataaaaataccgacaaaataacaattgataataatatgaagGTTGATAACACATATGAAATGAAAGGTGCGCTCATATATACAACTGTAGAACGCGAAGGAAATAATGGGAGTGTAGAACctaataaacaaaaattgtcaaaagaaaaagaagaattagaatcaaataaagagaaaaatgaagacaaacaaatatttccagataaaacaaaaagtGAAACTGAAAAAAAGGACAAAGAAATTATTAGAGACCAAGaattgaataaaataacacaAAACGGAAATGTAGAAAATATAGTAGAAGTTATACCTGCGCATGAAACTAAAACAGTAGAAGAGTATAAACCTCTCGATGAAAGTAGAGTAGTAGAAGAAGTTATACCTGTACATGAAACTAAAACAGTAGAAGAGTATAAACCTCTCGATGAAAGTAGAGTAGTAGAAGAAGTTATACCTGTACATGAAACTAAAACAGTAGAAGAGTATAAACCTCTATATGAAAGTAGAGTAATAGAAGAGCATAAGCCTTTAGATGAAACTAAAACAGTAGAAGAGTATAAACCTCTCGATGAAAGTAGAGTAGTAGAAGAAGTTATACCTGTAAATGAAACTAAAACAGTAGAAGAGTATAAACCTCTATATGAAAGTAGAGTAATAGAAGAGTATAAGCCTTTAGATGAAACTAAAACAGTAGAAGAGTATAAACCTCTATATGAAAGTAGAGTAATAGAAGAGTATAAGCCTTTAGATGAAACTAAAACAGTAGAAGAGTATAAACCTCTATATGAAAGTAGAGTAATAGAAGGGTATAAGCCTTTATATGAAACTAAAACAGTAGAAGAGTATAAACCTCTATATGAAAGTAGAGTAATAGAAGAGCATAAGCCTTTAGATGAAACTAAAACAGTAGAAGAGTATAAACCTCTATATGAAAGTAGAGTAATAGAAGAGCATAAGCCTTTAGATGAAACTAAAACAGTAGAAGAGTATAAACCTCTCGATGAAAGTAGAGTAGTAGAAGAAGTTATACCTGTAAATGAAACTAAAACAGTAGAAGAGTATAAACCTCTCAATGAAAGTAGAGTAATAGAAGAGTATAAGCCTTTAGATGAAACTAAAACAGTAGAAGAGTATAAACCTCTCGATGAAAGTAGAGTAGTAGAAGACGTTATACCTGTACATGAAACTAAAACAGTAGAAGAGTATAAACCTCTCGATGAAAGTAGAGTAGTAGAAGAAGTTATACCTGTACATGAAACTAAAACAGTAGAAGAGTATAAACCTCTATATGAAAGTAGAGTAGTAGAAGACGTTATACCTGTACATGAAACTAAAACAGTAGAAGAGTATAAACCTCTCGATGAAAGTAGAGTAGTAGAAGAAGTTATACCTGTACATGAAACTAAAACAGTAGAAGAGTATAAACCTCTATATGAAAGTAGAGTAATAGAAGAGCATAAGCCTTTAGATGAAACTAAAACAGTAGAAGAGTATAAACCTCTCGATGAAAGTAGAGTAATAGAAGAGTATAAGCCTTTAGATGAAACTAAAACAGTAGAAGAGTATAAACCTCTCGATGAAAGTAGAGTAGTAGAAGACGTTATACCTGTACATGAAACTAAAACAGTAGAAGAGTATAAACCTCTCGATGAAAGTAGAGTAGTAGAAGAAGTTATACCTGTACATGAAACTAAAACAGTAGAAGAGTATAAACCTCTATATGAAAGTAGAGTAATAGAAGAGCATAAGCCTTTAGATGAAACTAAAACAGTAGAAGAGTATAAACCTCTCGATGAAAGTAGAGTAGTAGAAGAAGTTATACCTGTACATGAAACTAAAACAGTAGAAGAGTATAAACCTCTATATGAAAGTAGAGTAATAGAAGAGCATAAGCCTTTAGATGAAACTAAAACAGTAGAAGAGTATAAACCTCTCGATGAAAGTAGAGTAGTAGAAGACGTTATACCTGTACATGAAACTAAAACAGTAGAAGAGTATAAACCTCTCGATGAAAGTAGAGTAGTAGAAGAAGTTATACCTGTACATGAAACTAAAACAGTAGAAGAGTATAAACCTCTCGATGAAAGTAGAGTAGTAGAAGAAGTTATACCTGTAAATGAAACTAAAACAGTAGAAGAGTATAAACCTCTATATGAAAGTAGAGTAATAGAAGAGTATAAGCCTTTAGATGAAACTAAAACAGTAGAAGAGTATAAACCTCTATATGAAAGTAGAGTAATAGAAGAGTATAAGCCTTTAGATGAAACTAAAACAGTAGAAGAGTATAAACCTCTATATGGAAGTAGAGTAATAGAAGAGTATAAGCCTTTAGATGAAACTAAAACAGTAGAAGAGTATAAACCTCTATATGAAAGTAGAGTAATAGAAGGGTATAAGCCTTTATATGAAACTAAAACAGTAGAAGAGTATAAACCTCTATATGAAAGTAGAGTAGTAGAAGAAGTTATACCTGTAAATGAAACTAAAACAGTAGAAGAGTATAAACCTCTCGATGAAAGTAGAGTAGTAGAAGACGTTATACCTGTACATGAAACTAAAACAGTAGAAGAGTATAAACCTCTCGATGAAAGTAGAGTAGTAGAAGAAGTTATACCTGTACATGAAACTAAAACAGTAGAAGAGTATAAACCTCTATATGAAAGTAGAGTAGTAGAAGAAGTTATACCTGTAAATGAAACTAAAACAGTAGAAGAGTATAAACCTCTCGATGAAAGTAAAGTAGTAGAAGACGTTATACCTGTACATGAAACTAAAACAGTAGAAGAGTATAAACCTCTCGATGAAAGTAGAGTAGTAGAAGAGTATAAACCTCTCGATGAAAGTAGAGTAGTAGAAGAAGTTATACCTGTACATGAAACTAAAATAGTAGAAGAGTATAAACCTCTATATGAAAGTAGAGTAATAGAAGAGTATAAGCCTTTAGATGAAACTAAAACAGTAGAAGAGTATAAACCTCTATATGAAAGTAGAGTAATAGAAGAGCATAAGCCTTTAGATGAAACTAAAACAGTAGAAGAGTATAAACCTCTCGATGAAAGTAGAGTAGTAGAAGAGTATAAACCTCTCAATGAAAGTAGAGTAGTAGAAGAAGTTATACCTGTACATGAAACTAAAACAGTAGAAGAGTATAAACCTCTATATGAAAGTAGAGTAATAGAAGAGCATAAGCCTTTAGATGAAACTAAAACAGTAGAAGAGTATAAACCTCTCAATGAAAGTAGAGTAGTAGAAGAAGTTATACATGCACATGAAACTAAAACAGTAGAAGAGTATAAACCTCTCGATGAAAGTAGAGTGATAGACGAACATAAACTGTTCGATGAAAATAGAGTAGTAGAAGAAGTTATACCTGCACATGAAACTAAAAAAGTAGAAGAGTATAAACCTCTATATGAAAGTAGAGTAATAGAAGAGCATAAGCCTTTAGATGAAACTAAAACAGTAGAAGAGTATAAACCTCTCGATGAAAGTAGAGTAGTAGAAGAAGTTATACCTGTACATGAAACTAAAACAATAGACGAACATAAACCTCTCGATGAAAGTAGAGTAATAGAAGAAGATATACCTGCATATGAAACTAAAACAGTAGACAAACATAAACTTTTCGATGAAAGTAGAGTAGTAGAAGAAGTTATACCTGCATATGAAAGTAAAACAGTAGATGAGCGTAAGCTAGTTGATTCTATCGATGCTAATGACATTATTGGTAAGGGGGAAAGTATTTATgacaataaaattattcagGGAAATGATGAGTGGATTTCAGATAAAGATGAGGCAATTGAAAATTTAGATGGATACGAATCAACTAAATCCACAAATTATAGTGATAATAGTGATGATAATGAAGAAGGGAAAAGTATTTTcccaaataaaaatatagactTATCAACGAGTAATGTTATTAATGATCAAtctaaaataatatacacaGATAAAAGTGTAAATAAAACTATAAATAGCGATCCTAATGAGAATATACATACGGAATCAAGAAAGGAAGATATTCAAAAAGAaagtgaaaataataaagatatgATAAGTCATATACCTGATGATAGAATTATACACAGAGTAGCAAACAATGGcgagaaaaaattattaatagatgaaaaaaatattgaagaTATATTAGGAAAAGACCTTAATGTTGATAATTCAGAAGGTGGGAGCAATGAATACAATACTATAGACATGGAACACAAAGAGGATAGCACTTTAGACgaacataataatatagaaaaaaatgataacaaTGGAAAAATAAGCGAACACAGTTCTGAAGACAAATCATATACTATAGATATTAAAGTGGACAGAGATACATTACCACATGATAGTattaatatacaaaaaacaaaagacGAAGCTGCTATAAAGAAAGAAGAAGCTGACACAAAGAAAGACGAAGCTGCTATAAAGAAAGAAGAAGTTGATATAAAGAAAGGCGAAGCTGCTATAAAGAAATACGAAGTTGATATAAAGAAAGGCGAAGCCGTTATAAAGAAAGAAGAAGCTGACACAAAGAAAGACGAAGCTGCTATAAAGAAAGAAGAAGTTGATATAAAGAAAGACGAAGCTGCTATAAAGAAAGAAGAAGTTGATATAAAGAAAGACGAAGCTGCTATAAAGAAATACGAAGTTGATATAAAGAAAGGCGAAGCCGCTATAAAGAAAGAAGAAGCTGTGTCTATGCATAATGAAATAGACCCCAAAAAACTAATAATAGAAGATAATACTAATTGCCCACCAAATATAACTactataaaagaaaaatgtgACGAAGTTCCTAAAAAATCCGATGTAAATCCAGAACGTACAATTATAAAAGACAAAGACTATGTATCTACAGAAAAATCTAATATCGAAAAAAACGACGTAATTGATAATAGTGATGACTTTagtataaatgaaataattagTGCTGTAGTAAATGAACATGTTAATAGTAACGACGCTGAAAGTAAATATGATACAAACGAAAAGCTAGGCATACTAGATGATTTCGTagaaaaatcaaaaaaagcTTCaggtgaaaaaaatgattatccttataaatattattcagATACAAAAAgcattcataaaatttttttcaaaaaatcaCAAGGTAAAAtcgatgaaaataaatatatgatcGTTGGgcaaaataattatattatagaTTCCaaagatattaaaaatCCTTTTCACAAAAATATGTCTAACAATGTTGATAAAATTTTAGGAGAACAAATTCAAAAAGACATAAAAAGCACATTTGAAGGTTATAACAATGacgaaaaagaaaaaagcaAATCATCTAATAATAGAATATTAAAACTTGCGGGTATGTCATTATTCGGTGCTGTATTCATAGTCTTTATGTCTATGTACatgcttaaaaaaattaattctTACAAACTTAACGAAAATACCATTATGAATTTCGAGTATGATGAGGctccaaaaaatataataaacaatGATAAAGGAGAGGAAGTAACCTGTGGTGATATTAGTTATGTCAATGATGATTGGTCATAg
- a CDS encoding geranylgeranyl transferase type-2 subunit alpha, putative: MHGRKANNYKEEYGKLEKVKELIPVVNDLIIKKKTSKYEKKYIQMSSTILRKCPYIQTLWNYRKKYFEFIKDEYLNRNKKLHNDTKAGDSEGKKSEEFKNELKEIMENENSMIEDILVKFSKCNELWFHKLWVIKYCIKNDLTDLKYLLNELEYCKKSLYIDDRNYHCWNYRSYIISCINIYIKKTNEKLPKNMGSIEISEDDKNKHVEQNVNNFNVQTSNCELSKLLIERNFSNFSAWFLKYSLKEELININEELELIKNAIFTDPSDQSLWEYYRWFLFKKGKYEEEIFFITLENNSLYIFFQNIVKINTDKSKCYDSQNEEIYGEWDRQFIINNSGNKNLESYIYIFKVNENVNLSNFSYLKLSICYYKYNIHTPQNINYEENVLQDLLIAYGHLIPNEKNQYNIIYEINFENFSKNFHFKLLLNYSKENNKEYQTVCKNNCVKSYTNLYKYINDTNIRLNLAKNVNFSLLNFELEQINELLCLESDCKYALFTKYEILKKLERFDDLFEVIDKLKEIDNIRIEYYNEKESELRIQQKVYDYYRSSKIEDTDEILDLSGLNIENIIYPFMIEAFYIQRINLSNNLLFESWSGKCTINFLYNLKELHLCNNKIKQLSTLMKNLYNLKLLEMLDVSNNELVKLDEELDRYELDAPPLLKEINISNSNIVLLLNEKYKAINKLSSFHVTFKGEEVVLLR, translated from the exons atgCATGGTAGAAAagcaaataattataaagaGGAATATGGAAAGTTAGAAAAGGTTAAAGAACTTATTCCTGTCGTAAAtgatttaattataaagaaaaaaacatctaaatatgaaaaaaagtatattcaAATGTCATCGACAATTTTAAGGAAATGCCCTTATATCCAGACATTGTGGAATTACcgaaagaaatattttgaattcATAAAAGATGAATACTTAAACAGAAACAAGAAGCTTCATAATGATACGAAAG CAGGTGATAGCGAAGGGAAGAAAAGTGAAGAATTTAAGAACGAGCTAAAAGAAATTATGGAAAATGAGAATTCAATGATAGAAGATATTTTAGTTAAATTTAGCAAATGTAACGAATTATGGTTTCATAAACTTTGGGTAATTAAATAttgcataaaaaatgatttaacAGATCTTAAATATTTACTAAACGAGCTAgaatattgtaaaaaatcACTTTATATAGATGACAGAAATTATCATTGTTGGAATTATCGATCTTATATAATATCttgcataaatatatatataaaaaaaacaaatgaaaaattaccAAAAAATATGGGGAGTATTGAAATAAGTGAAGATGATAAAAACAAACATGTAGAACAAAATGTGAACAATTTTAATGTTCAAACATCTAATTGTgaattatcaaaattacTCATTGAACGCAATTTTTCGAATTTTTCTGCATGGTTTTTAAAATACTCTCTAAAAGAagaattaattaatattaatgaagaGTTGGAATTAATAAAGAATGCAATATTTACGGATCCATCTGATCAAAGTTTATGGGAATACTATAGATGgtttctttttaaaaaaggcAAATATGAAGAAgagatattttttattactttagaaaataattctctctacattttttttcaaaatattgttaaaataaatacagaCAAATCAAAATGTTATGATTCCCAAAACGAGGAAATATATGGTGAATGGGATAgacaatttattattaataacaGTGGAAATAAAAACCTTGAGtcttatatatacatttttaaagttaatgaaaatgttaACTTGAGTAATTTTAGTTATTTAAAGTTGTCaatatgttattataaatataatatacatacgcctcaaaatataaattatgaagAAAACGTATTACAAGATTTGCTAATTGCCTATGGTCATTTAATCccaaatgaaaaaaatcaatataatattatatatgaaataaattttgaaaacttttcaaaaaatttccattttaaattgttattaaattatagcaaagaaaataacaaaGAATATCAAACAgtatgtaaaaataattgtgtAAAGTCATATACcaatttgtataaatatataaatgatacaAATATACGCTTAAATTTAgcaaaaaatgtaaattttagtttattaaattttgagCTTGAGCAAATTAATGAATTGTTGTGCTTAGAAAGTGATTGCAAATATGCACTATTTACAAA aTATGAAATTCTAAAAAAACTTGAAAGATTTGATGATCTTTTTGAAGTTattgataaattaaaagaaattgataatattaggatagaatattataatgaaaagGAATCTGAACTACGAATACA aCAAAAAGTTTATGATTATTACCGAAGCTCCAAAATTG AAGATACTGATGAAATTCTCGATCTAAGTGGATTAAATATCGAGAATATAATTTACCCCTTCATGATTGAAGCATTTTATATCCAACGAATTAACCTATCAAATAACCTCTTATTCGAATC ATGGTCAGGAAAATGCacaataaattttttatataaccTAAAGGAGTTACATTTGTGCaacaacaaaataaaacagtTGAGCACCCTTATGAAGAATTTGTATAACCTAAAATTGTTGGAAAT GCTTGACGTAAGTAACAATGAATTAGTAAAATTGGACGAAGAACTGGATAGATATGAGTTGGATGCACCCCCTTTACTAAA ggaaataaatatcaGCAATAGCAACATCGTATTGTtgttaaatgaaaaatacaaagcaataaataaattgagCAGTTTTCATGTTACTTTTAAAGGTGAAGAGGTTGTTTTATTAAGATAA